A stretch of the Cygnus olor isolate bCygOlo1 chromosome 25, bCygOlo1.pri.v2, whole genome shotgun sequence genome encodes the following:
- the LOC121059484 gene encoding gastric inhibitory polypeptide isoform X1, whose product MMSLKVLSLLFASLSFVLMEENVSGISIRTPSARPVQKRYSEATLASDYSRTMDNMLKKNFVEWLLARREKKSDNVIETYKREAEPQVSAVNGQSLDLRNHEAKDFFAWLLKNKKNQSFTSLEGSEDLKDVLNQEFLTWLMSIDLCRPTTV is encoded by the exons ATGATGTCTTTGAAagttctttctctgctttttgcttctttgagCTTTGTTTTGATGGAAGAGAACGTCTCAGG CATAAGTATAAGGACTCCCAGTGCCAGACCAGTGCAAAAACGCTACTCTGAGGCCACCCTGGCAAGTGATTACAGCCGCACAATGGATAACATGCTGAAGAAGAACTTTGTGGAATGGTTGCTAGCCAGGCGAGAGAAGAAAAGCGA caACGTCATTGAGACATACAAGAGAGAAGCTGAGCCACAAGTATCAGCTGTGAATGGCCAAAGCTTGGACCTGCGCAACCATGAAGCCAAAGACTTCTTTGCTTGGCTtctaaaaaacaagaaaaatcagag TTTTACTTCTCTGGAAGGTTCAGAAGAtttgaaagatgttttgaaCCAGGAGTTTCTGACATGGCTAATGTCGATTGACCTCTGCAGACCAAC GACTGTGTAA
- the LOC121059484 gene encoding gastric inhibitory polypeptide isoform X2, translating to MMSLKVLSLLFASLSFVLMEENVSGISIRTPSARPVQKRYSEATLASDYSRTMDNMLKKNFVEWLLARREKKSDNVIETYKREAEPQVSAVNGQSLDLRNHEAKDFFAWLLKNKKNQRTEKQLLRA from the exons ATGATGTCTTTGAAagttctttctctgctttttgcttctttgagCTTTGTTTTGATGGAAGAGAACGTCTCAGG CATAAGTATAAGGACTCCCAGTGCCAGACCAGTGCAAAAACGCTACTCTGAGGCCACCCTGGCAAGTGATTACAGCCGCACAATGGATAACATGCTGAAGAAGAACTTTGTGGAATGGTTGCTAGCCAGGCGAGAGAAGAAAAGCGA caACGTCATTGAGACATACAAGAGAGAAGCTGAGCCACAAGTATCAGCTGTGAATGGCCAAAGCTTGGACCTGCGCAACCATGAAGCCAAAGACTTCTTTGCTTGGCTtctaaaaaacaagaaaaatcagag aacagaaaaacagttacTAAGAGCATAG